The following proteins are co-located in the Perognathus longimembris pacificus isolate PPM17 chromosome 25, ASM2315922v1, whole genome shotgun sequence genome:
- the Tmed9 gene encoding transmembrane emp24 domain-containing protein 9, translating into MAAEEGVRVAETRPSTGLGKLMRALTLLLWFAARGNALYFHIGETEKKCFIEEIPDETMVIGNYRTQLYDKQREEYQPATPGLGMFVEVKDPEDKVILARQYGSEGRFTFTSHTPGEHQICLHSNSTKFSLFAGGMLRVHLDIQVGEHANDYAEIAAKDKLSELQLRVRQLVEQVEQIQKEQNYQRWREERFRQTSESTNQRVLWWSILQTLILVAIGVWQMRHLKSFFEAKKLV; encoded by the exons ATGGCTGCCGAGGAAGGTGTGCGGGTCGCCGAGACCCGACCGAGCACTGGGCTGGGCAAACTGATGCGGGCCCTCACGCTGCTGCTCTGGTTTGCGGCCCGCGGGAACGCACTGTACTTCCACATCGGGGAGACGGAGAAGAAGTGCTTTATCGAGGAGATTCCGGACGAAACCATGGTCATAG GGAACTACCGGACGCAGCTATACGACAAGCAACGCGAGGAGTATCAGCCGGCCACCCCGGGTCTCGGCATGTTCGTGGAGGTGAAGGACCCCGAGGACAAG GTTATCCTGGCACGGCAGTATGGCTCTGAGGGCCGGTTCACCTTCACCTCTCACACCCCTGGTGAGCACCAGATCTGTCTTCACTCCAATTCCACCAAGTTCTCCCTCTTTGCTGGAGGCATGCTG AGAGTTCACCTAGACATCCAGGTGGGAGAACATGCCAACGACTATGCAGAAATTGCTGCTAAAGACAAGCTGAGTGAGTTACAGTTACGAGTGCGACAGCTGGTGGAACAAGTAGAACAGATCCAAAAAGAACAGAACTATCAGCGG TGGAGAGAAGAGCGCTTCCGGCAAACCAGTGAGAGCACAAACCAGCGGGTCCTGTGGTGGTCCATTCTGCAGACCCTCATCCTCGTGGCCATTGGTGTCTGGCAGATGCGGCACCTCAAGAGCTTCTTTGAAGCCAAGAAGCTGGTGTAG